A single window of Athene noctua chromosome 1, bAthNoc1.hap1.1, whole genome shotgun sequence DNA harbors:
- the LOC141957050 gene encoding cell cycle control protein 50C-like → MSFLQQEGATHPSRCPDNSAFKQQKLPAWKPQLTLATVLPSFFLTGAFCLAMGVCLILSANSVREIQIDYSDKCSDCSKLRENSSNWNKECHCSVNFTLKEDILGDVFMYYGLQNFYQNHRRYVISRSDAQLLGRNVNIQKSYCAPFTTYHNGTPMAPCGAIANSMFNDTIDLFYNLNSSAIQVPVLKTGNSWWTDKNVKFRNPKSYNLSSAFAGTARPPYWHKPVYLLDKEDERNNGYVNEDLIIWMRVSAFATFRNLYRRVKRIRQFADGLPAGNYTFRISYNFPVTKFKGRKHVILSTVAWNGGSNPFLGIAYVVSGTAATLTGFVITAIHLKLRKKKTFFQK, encoded by the exons atgAGCTTTCTACAGCAAGAAGGAGCGACACATCCTTCCAGATGTCCGGATAACAGCGCCTTCAAGCAGCAGAAGCTGCCAGCGTGGAAGCCCCAGCTTACCCTTGCGACTGTACTCCCCAGCTTCTTCCTCACAGGCGCCTTCTGCCTTGCCATGGGGGTCTGCCTCATACTGTCCGCAAACAGCGTCAGAGAAATCCAG ATTGATTATTCAGATAAATGCTCAGATTGTTCAAAACTCCGTGAAAATTCCTCTAACTGGAATAAGGAGTGCCACTGTTCTGTTAATTTCACGCTAAAAGAAGATATATTG GGTGATGTTTTTATGTACTATGGCCTGCAAAACTTCTATCAGAACCACCGTCGATATGTGATATCAAGAAGTGATGCACAATTGTTGGGTCGAAATGTAAAC ATTCAGAAGAGCTACTGTGCACCTTTTACCACCTACCACAACGGGACGCCCATGGCTCCCTGCGGTGCTATTGCCAACAGCATGTTCAATG ATACTATTGATCTTTTTTACAATCTTAACTCATCTGCTATTCAAGTACCAGTGCTGAAGACTGGAAACAGTTGGTGGacagataaaaatgtaaaatttcgCAATCCAAAATCTTACAATCTCTCTTCTGCATTTGCAG GGACAGCAAGACCTCCTTACTGGCATAAACCAGTATATTTGCTAGACAAGGAAGATGAACGGAACAACGGTTATGTGAATGAGGACCTCATTATCTGGATGCGAGTGTCAGCCTTCGCCACCTTCAGGAATCTTTACCGTCGTGTCAAACGGATAAGGCAGTTTGCTGATGGCCTCCCAGCAGGGAATTACACTTTCCGTATTTCCTATA ATTTCCCCGTTACCAAATTCAAGGGGAGGAAACATGTGATTCTTTCAACCGTGGCATGGAACGGAGGAAGTAACCCATTCCTGGGAATTGCCTACGTGGTTTCTGGCACAGCAGCAACCCTGACAGGTTTTGTCATAACTGCCATCCACTTAaagctcagaaaaaagaaaacattctttcagAAATAG